In Papio anubis isolate 15944 chromosome 20, Panubis1.0, whole genome shotgun sequence, a single window of DNA contains:
- the LOC101022334 gene encoding leukocyte immunoglobulin-like receptor subfamily A member 2 isoform X20, which translates to MTPILMVLICLGLSLGPRTRVQAGTLPKPTLWAEPGSVISEGSPVTLRCQGSLQVQEYRLYREKNPASWVRRIRQELVKKGYFPIASITLEHAGQYRCRYYSHTHSSEPSDPLELVVTGAYNKSTLSALPSPVVASGGNVTLQCVSWAAFDGFILCKEGEDEHPQCLNSQPHTHGSSWAVFSVGPVSPSRRWSYRCYGYDSRSPYVWSLPSDLLELLVPGAAETFSPPQTKSDSKAGAADTLGLSQNNSDPKTASHSQDYTVENLIRMGMAGLILVVLGILLFEPQHSQRSLQDAARR; encoded by the exons ATGACCCCCATCCTCATGGTCCTGATCTGTCTCG GGCTGAGTCTGGGCCCCAGGACCCGCGTGCAGGCAG GGACGCTTCCCAAGCCCACTCTCTGGGCTGAGCCAGGGTCTGTGATCAGCGAGGGGAGTCCTGTGACCCTCAGGTGTCAGGGGAGCCTTCAGGTTCAGGAGTATCGTCTATATAGGGAAAAAAACCCAGCATCCTGGGTTAGACGGATACGACAAGAGCTTGTCAAGAAGGGCTATTTCCCCATTGCATCCATCACCTTGGAACACGCAGGGCAGTATCGCTGTCGGTATTACAGCCACACTCACTCATCAGAGCCCAGTGACCCCCTGGAGCTGGTGGTGACAG GAGCCTACAACAAATCCACCCtctcagccctgcccagccctgtggTGGCCTCAGGAGGGAACGTGACCCTCCAGTGTGTCTCATGGGCGGCATTTGATGGCTTCATCCTGTGTAAGGAAGGAGAAGATGAACACCCACAATGCCTGAACTCTCAGCCCCATACCCATGGGTCATCCTGGGCCGTCTTCTCCGTGGGCCCCGTGAGCCCGAGTCGCAGGTGGTCGTACCGGTGCTATGGTTATGACTCACGCTCTCCCTATGTGTGGTCTTTACCCAGTGATCTCCTGGAGCTCCTGGTCCCAG GAGCAGCTGAGACCTTCAGCCCACCACAAACCAAGTCCGACTCCAAGGCTG GAGCAGCTGACACCCTCGGTCTGTCACAAAACAATTCAGACCCCAAGACTG CCTCACACTCCCAGGATTACACAGTGGAGAATCTCATTCGCATGGGCATGGCTGGCTTAATCCTGGTGGTCCTCGGGATTCTGCTATTTGAGCCTCAGCACAGCCAGAGAAGCCTCCAAGATGCAGCCAGGAGGTga
- the LOC101022334 gene encoding leukocyte immunoglobulin-like receptor subfamily A member 1 isoform X22 translates to MTPILMVLICLGLSLGPRTRVQAGTLPKPTLWAEPGSVISEGSPVTLRCQGSLQVQEYRLYREKNPASWVRRIRQELVKKGYFPIASITLEHAGQYRCRYYSHTHSSEPSDPLELVVTGAYNKSTLSALPSPVVASGGNVTLQCVSWAAFDGFILCFLKPSVSLRPGSCSGGPWGSLALQCGSDAGWVALYKGGEIASLQRPSPAAQAGLSQANFLLGPVRRPHRGQYRCYGAHNLSSEWSAPSDPLDILIAGQIRGTPFLSVQPGPKVVSGENVTLLCQSSWQFHAFLLTQAGAADAHLHLRSMYKYPKYQAEFSMSPVTSAHAGTYRCYGSRSSNPYLLSVPSDPLELVVSGAAETFSPPQTKSDSKAGE, encoded by the exons ATGACCCCCATCCTCATGGTCCTGATCTGTCTCG GGCTGAGTCTGGGCCCCAGGACCCGCGTGCAGGCAG GGACGCTTCCCAAGCCCACTCTCTGGGCTGAGCCAGGGTCTGTGATCAGCGAGGGGAGTCCTGTGACCCTCAGGTGTCAGGGGAGCCTTCAGGTTCAGGAGTATCGTCTATATAGGGAAAAAAACCCAGCATCCTGGGTTAGACGGATACGACAAGAGCTTGTCAAGAAGGGCTATTTCCCCATTGCATCCATCACCTTGGAACACGCAGGGCAGTATCGCTGTCGGTATTACAGCCACACTCACTCATCAGAGCCCAGTGACCCCCTGGAGCTGGTGGTGACAG GAGCCTACAACAAATCCACCCtctcagccctgcccagccctgtggTGGCCTCAGGAGGGAACGTGACCCTCCAGTGTGTCTCATGGGCGGCATTTGATGGCTTCATCCT GTGTTTCCTGAAGCCGTCTGTCAGTCTGCGGCCCGGGTCCTGCTCTGGTGGCCCCTGGGGATCGCTGGCCCTCCAGTGTGGCTCTGATGCCGGCTGGGTCGCTCTGTACAAGGGAGGAGAGATAGCTTCCCTCCAGCGCCCTAGCCCAgcagcccaggctgggctctcCCAGGCCAACTTCCTCCTGGGCCCTGTGAGGCGCCCCCACAGGGGCCAGTACAGATGCTACGGTGCACACAACCTCTCCTCCGAGTGGTCGGCCCCCAGTGACCCCCTGGACATCCTGATTGCAG GACAGATCCGTGGCACACCCTTCCTCTCAGTGCAGCCGGGCCCCAAGGTGGTCTCAGGAGAGAACGTGACCCTGCTGTGTCAGTCCTCGTGGCAGTTCCACGCTTTCCTTCTGACCCAGGCGGGAGCAGCTGATGCCCACCTCCATCTAAGATCAATGTACAAATATCCCAAGTACCAGGCTGAATTTTCCATGAGTCCTGTGACCTCAGCCCACGCGGGGACCTACAGGTGCTACGGCTCACGCAGCTCCAACCCCTACCTGCTGTCTGTCCCCAGTGACCCCCTGGAGCTCGTGGTCTCAG GAGCAGCTGAGACCTTCAGCCCACCACAAACCAAGTCCGACTCCAAGGCTGGTGAGTGA